CAACCCCAGCTGAAGTCTGGGCACTGGTCATTCCATGCATACTGAAACCACTGGCTGTTGAACTTTTAACTCCGGCTCCGTTTCCTGTTGTGGTTACGTTTATTATCGTTCCGTTTCCTACACTGGAAGCATTAAGAACATTATTGGCGTTAGCATTATTGAAAATAGCTAGGCTTGCAGGAATTCCACTATTACTGGTGGCAGTAAGCCCTGTTCCTGTATTGCTGTTGGCATATACTCCTGTTCCGTTAGCGCTTGAATTCCCATAAACCCCTAATCCGTTGGGAGTAACCCCATAAACTCCCCAACCGCTTCCGTTCTGGCTTCCCCAGGTACCAATTCCTAATCCTCCTGTACCATTATTGATACCGCGGACAGCAGAAGAAAAGCCGCCGGGAGCTGTACTGTTGACAATTCCCCTTACAGCAGAAATACTTGAGGTCGTAGTATTGTTAACACCTTCAAGAGAGGTTCCGTCTCCGTCATTGGTTAATGAAAACAGTGTTGCGGCATTATTTACTGTAGCAGCATAGGGAATTGCAAAGCTACCACCTCCACCTCCAGCAGATTTTGCATACATAGCGTAAGGAACACTTAACAGCTGGCTGGTTCCTGTGATGGTATAATTGGTTCCTCCTGCAGGATCTGTTTCTGTTTTAAGATAATAATTTCCTGAAGGCCAGTTGATGGTTGAAAAAACTCCTGAAAGAACAGTTCCTGTCCCTATTTCAAGGCTGATAAGACCATTAATATTGGTATTTCCGGTAAGTCTTTCCGAATAAACCAGTGTTCCGGCAGGAGATCCCTCCAGTACACTTACTTTTACGGCAACATTCTGATTAGTTAAAAGCTGGCCGGAGCCGTTTCTCATGACGGCCTGATAGCTCATTTTTTCCGGAGCCTGTGCAAGGCCCATAAATAAGCCCAGCATGATCCCCAGTGAAAGTAATATTTTTTTCATGGTAATTATTTTTTGATGATTTTAAATGTTTTCAAATGTTTTCCGCTCTGATTGATCCGGATGATATACATGGCGGAAGGAAGAGAAGAAAGATTAAGTTCAGATTTGATCTGTAGAATAACGTCTTTTCTGATCAGTTTGCCCTGAGCATCAAATAGCTGATATTCTGCATTTTTGTAGTTTTCTGAAGTGAAATCAATGTACAGGTAATCCCTGAAAGGATTGGGGTAAAGTAGAATACCTTCCTGTTGTACTGTATTTTCATAAACAGAGAGCGTTGTGATTTCGTAGGCTTGCTGTACACCCTCTATGATCTGGGCACTGGAGCCTTTGTAAAGATAAGCGGTCTGTCCGATACTGTAAGAAACTGAGCCTCCGCCTCCTGATGCATCTGTTCCTGTGGCAAGAACGGCTGACTGTGCATTTAAAAGGCTGACGGAAAGAGTAAACAGAATGAGAAAGAAGCCTTGAATAGATGTTCTTTTCATATGAATTGATTTTGTGGTTATTAATAGGTTATCCCGTTTTTTTAATGAAATTTGGGATTACTAAATTACCACATATCAAAACCGGATATGGGGAAAATAGACCAACGGCAGAAAAAATCGACCAACGCCGTTTTTGAGTAAAAATGTTGGTATTCAGATATTTTACTGGTCAAAGAAAGAGAGATTGTCTTTGTAGGTTCTGCCGATAGGGAGTTTTATATTGCAGGTTAGTTCTACTTCGTGGTAGTTTTTTCCACGGATGAGGTACCGTGGGATGGCATAGCTTCTGTGTATTCTTACAAATGATGAAAAGACGTTTTTGTGAAGAAGGCTTCCTAACGAATCCAGAACACAGTGTTTTTTTTCGTAGGTGATGATACGGGTATAATCCTTCAGGGCCTCCAGGTATAAAATATCCGTTATTCTGATGTGGGAGATATTTCCGTTTTCTTTTATTCTGATGCAGTTGCCACCGAGAATGGCATCAAAACATTTACATTTTTCTTTCGTTTCAAAAAAATCAAAAACTCTTTGCATAGAATCATGAAAGCGTTCCATTTTCAAAGGCTTGGTAAGAAAGTCCAGTGTATTGAGTTCAAACGCGCTGACTGCTGATTCGGGGTGGGAACTGATGAAAATGCAGGCGGGTATCTTATGGGCTATTTTTTTGAATTCCAGTCCACTCATTCCGTTCATAACCGTTTCGGAAATCAAAAGATCTATGGGGAATTCAAGATAAGGAATTGCTTTTTCTGCCGAATCGAAAGAAGCTATAATCTCTATGTTTTTGTATTGTCTGAGATAATGCTGAAGAACCAATCTGTCCAGTTCATCATTATCAATGATCATACATCTGATATGGGGAGTCATGAGCTGTTGGATGTTAGTTTTATATTTAAATCTGAATTTAAATGTTTTAAAATCAGAAAATTGCAATATAAAGTTAGTGTTTTTTCATAAAAAAGAAATATTATAATCTTAAATTAACATTAAAAATGCAGTTAATTAAAAATAGATTTTGTTTTTTTTCCTGAAAAATGGTAACTTGTGAAAATCACAAACATAGATAGAACTTAATGCTAGAAAAGAAAGAACATAATTATGAAAAGGCGGTTTTGGTAGGTTTGGTTACCAAAGACCAGGACGAGGAAAAACTAAAAGAATATATGGACGAGCTGGAGTTCCTTGCCTACACGGCAGGAGCAACAGTTGAAAAAAGGTTCACCCAAAAATTATCACAGCCGGACTCCAAAACGTTTGTAGGGAGTGGGAAAGCACTGGAAATTAAAGACTATGTGAAAGAACATGAGATTGGAACAGTGATCTTTGATGATGAACTTTCCCCTTCACAGCTTAAAAACCTGGAAAGGGAAATGGAAGTCAAAATATTAGACCGGACCAATCTTATTCTTGATATTTTTGCGCAAAGAGCGCAAACGTCTTATGCAAGAACCCAGGTGGAGCTGGCACAGTACGAATACCTGCTTCCAAGACTGACAAGAATGTGGACCCACCTTGAAAGACAGAGGGGGGGAATCGGGATGAGAGGTCCGGGGGAAACCGAAATTGAAACAGACCGTCGTATCATCCGTGACAGGATCTCTTTGCTTAAAGAGAAACTGAAGACCATAGACAAACAGATGGCCACCCAGCGTAACAACAGAGGAAAGATGGTGCGTGCTGCTTTGGTGGGATATACCAACGTAGGAAAATCTACGCTGATGAACGCCCTTTCAAAATCAGAAGTTTTCGCTGAAAATAAGTTATTTGCAACGTTGGATACTACCGTAAGAAAAGTGGTGATTGGAAATCTTCCGTTCCTGCTGACGGATACCGTAGGGTTTATCAGAAAGCTCCCTACTCAGCTGGTAGAATCATTTAAATCTACTTTGGATGAGGTGAGAGAATCGGATTTACTAATTCACGTGGTAGATATCTCGCATGAAAGCTTTGAAGATCATATTACGTCAGTTAACCAGATTCTTCAGGAGATTGATGCCCACAGAAAGCCTATGATCATGGTTTTCAATAAAATTGATGACTTCAGCTATGAGAAAAAAGATGAGGATGATCTGACACCTTCTACCCGTAAAAATATTTCATTAGAAGAGTGGAAAAAGACCTGGATGGCTAAATCCAAATATCCAACCGTTTTCATTTCTGCTCTTACGAAAGAAAATTTCCCGGAGATGAAGAAAATGATCTATGATGAGGTAATGAAGATTCATATTTCCAGATTCCCATACAATGATTTTCTTTTCGAATATTTCGATAACGACGACGAAGAAAACAACGATTAATGAAATATCACTTTTTCCTTTTATTCCTTCTGTTTTCGGTTTTTGGATTTAGCCAGAAATCAAAAATTGATTTAAAAAGTATTGAGAAAAACCTCAAAAATCCGGACTCTCCTTACAATTACGAGAAGCTTATCTTTAAGTACAAAGGATTTCCAAAATCTCTGGACAGCATCGAAGCCCAGCATCTTTACTACGGAAGGAATTTTAGAAATGATAAAATTTCGACAACAGACGACCGTTTTAAAAGCCTTGCGGATGCCTTTAAGCAGAATCATTTTGCAGATTGTATCAAGCTGGGTAAAGATTTGTATGATAAAGACCCTACCAATCTGGACGTTCTTCTTATCCTGCTCCGTACCTATGACTCCCTGAAAGATGCCAATAACTTTGTCCATCATTTGAGCCAGCTTCGGGCACTGACTAACGGCATCAAAGATTCCGGAGACGGAAAATCCGAAAAAACAGCTTACCTGGTCAATTCTGTAGGAGACGAATATATTCTGCTGAACATTCTGAACATTGGAAATGGTTATACCCGAAGTTCAAAACCTGCCAAAGACGGAATGTTTGATATCTGGGAAAAAGACAGTCAAAAACTTTATATTAAAATACTTTATTTAGACTTTTAAAATTCAATAAAAAAAACACTTAGTGGAGTTATATTATTCATTTTCAGCATTAATAGTGCTAGCGTCCATATTTGCCTACCTGAATTACAGATTTCTGAAACTCCCGAGTACGATCGGAATTATGGTAATTGCCATTGTGGTTTCCATTTTTCTGGTGATGTTTGGGGAAACAGTACTTCCGAGAACATTCGGACATCTCAATAAATTGATGAACAGCATTGATTTTACAGAAGTCCTGATGGGGGCCATGCTTAACTTCCTTCTCTTTGCAGGAGGAATTCACATTAATATCAACGATCTTAAGGAACAGTTTCGTCCAGTACTGATATTTTCTACAGTAGGTGTGGTAATTTCTACATTTGTTGTAGGATTTGGAATGTTTTATCTCTTACCGTTCGTAGGGATCAAGCTTCCTTTTATCTATTGTCTGGTATTCGGAGCCCTGATTTCTCCTACCGATCCGGTGGCTGTCCTGAGTGTTTTGAAGCAGGCTAAAGTTTCAAAATCATTAGAAACAAAAGTAGCCGGAGAATCTCTTTTCAACGACGGTATGGCTGTTGTGGTATTTACCGTAGTTATGCAGCTTGCGATTGGAAAAGAAGTGGATCTGGGCGTTGAAAGCATAGGATTATTACTGATGAAAGAAGCCGGGGGAGGAATCCTGCTTGGGGTCCTTCTGGGATGGATAACCTCCAGGCTGATGCGTGAAGTGGATGATTATATTATTTCGGTTCTGGTAACTCTTTCTGTAGTAATGGGAGGATATCTTATCGCCAGACAGATGCATATTTCAGGACCTTTGACGATGGTTGCTGCTGGTCTGTTTATGGGGAATTTCAATGTGAGGTTCAAAATGAAGTCTGTTACTCAGGATTATCTGATTAAGTTCTGGGAACTGATTGATGAGATTCTGAACGCTGTTTTATTCCTGTTCATAGGATTTGAACTTCTGATGATCAAAGATCTTAAGCATTTTATGCTGCCTGGTCTTCTTGCTATTATCGTGGTTTTACTAGCCCGTTTTATTTCGATCTGGGGACCAACGAAATTCATGTCTTTAAGAACAAGGTTTAGTCCGCAGACTGTAAAAGTGCTTGTTTGGGGAGGAATCCGTGGAGGGGTTTCCATTGCATTGGCGATGTCTATTCCGAAGAGTGAATACAGCGAAATTATTTTAAGTATTACCTATTGTGTAGTCGTCTTTTCTATTATTGTTCAGGGACTTACCATTGCTAAAGTGGCCAATCCTAAGCAGATTGCAAAAGAAGAGGAGGAGCAGGAAAGTATTGTTCTGGAAGAGCATTAATATCATAACTTGATCTGTTCATCATAAATATCGTTTTAAAGATGGCCAATAATATAATCAAAGAGATTAAGGAAGCCTTAGCTGTCTTGTCCATTCCTGAAAAAGCGGAATTCTTTCCCAGATTTTTCAAAACAGGAAAGGGAGAATACGGAGAAGGAGATCTCTTTCTTGGAGTGAAAGTTCCGGATCAAAGGTCTGTAGCGAAAGAGTATTATGATAAAATAAGCCTTGAAGAATTGAGCATACTGCTTTCATCAGAGTATCATGAGCATAGGCTTACAGCTCTCTTTATGCTGATCACCAAGTTTGAAAAAACAAAAGACATCAGAATAAAAGAAAGAATTATTACTTTTTACCTGAACCATCTTCCCCATGTCAATAACTGGGATCTGGTAGACTCAAGCTGTTATAAAATATTAGGACGGTATGCTTTTGAAAATCAAAAAGAAAATTTATTGAGAGACCTTTCAGATTCTGATGAAATGTGGCATAAAAGAATAGCCGTTGTGGGAACGATGCATTACGTTAAAAAAGGGTCGTATGAACTGACTAAAGAATTTGTCACCAAAAACCTGAAACATCCGCATGATCTGATGCACAAAGCAAATGGCTGGCTGCTAAGGGAAATGGGGAACAAAAACGAACAGGAACTGATCTCTTACCTCAATCAATATTACAAAGAAATGCCAAGAACCTGCCTGAGATATGCCATTGAAAAACTTGATGAAGACCTTAGACAGGATTATCTGAAAGGGAGAGTATAAAGGCATCCCTTCAGATCATAAAAAAACCAATGGAATCCGGTATTTTACACCGATAAAAAATTAAGTAGTTTTGTATTTTAAAAACTCAATTATGAAGAACGTAATCAGGTTGTTTTTACTTTGCTTTCCTTTGATGCTGCTCACAAGCTGTTTTGATATTGTAGACAAAGCCTCCGTAAAAGCAGACGGAACAGGGGAATATACCATCATTGTGAATGCCAGCAAGAGCAAAACAAGACTGGCTTCGATCTCTAAAATGGAAACGATCAATGGGAAAAAAGTTCCGAAAAAATCTGAAATTGAAAATAAGATCAGTGAAGCGGCCAGAATTTTCAAGGCAACCCCGGGAATCAGCAATGTAAAGACTACGATGGACTTTGATAATTACATCATTAAGCTAAGCTGTAATTTTAAGAAAATTGAAAACATCAATGCCGGGCTGGAGCAGCTGAAATCAAAAAATATTCTTGGGAAAATGATTCCTACCCAGATTTACGGACAGAGCCTTGAGAAAAAATCGTTTACCAGAAATAAAGTAAACACTTTTAAAGCAGACTACGATAAAATGAGCAAGGCAGATAAAGAAGTATTCAATAATGCTAAATATACTTCTGTTTTGCAGTTTGAAAACACTATAAAATCGCAATCTAACAGTTCTTACCAGCTTTCTCCCAATAAGAAAGCCGTAAAACTTGAAGCAGATGTTTTAGACCTGATCCTTCAGAAAAAACAGATGCAAAATATTATTATCTTTCAATAAAAAGTACTTTTCAGCCATGAAATCTATCCTATTAAAAACACAAAAGATCACCTTTTTACTTTTTGGTTTTGCGCTCGCTTTTGCACAGAACAGCATGAAGCTTCCTAAAGATGCCGTATTTTATATGGAAATCAATGGGAAACAGCTTAATAATAAAATAAACTGGGAGAAATTTAATCCTTTACTGCAGGAAATAACGAAAAGCAGCAAAGAAAAAGCCTCATGGAATGATTATTCCAAAACCGGGATCAAATATGATGAAGTTCAGTACCATTATGCCTGCTTTAGTGATTCTGTAAAAACCTATACAGCTCATTTTATTTTAGATAACAAAGATAAATTCAAAGAGTTTATTAATTCTACAAAGAAAAAAGGACAGGAAGTTTCCCAGAAAAATAACTACTCTTATGTTGATCTGGATGATGATGTATTTGTTGCCTGGAATGATAAGCGCGCAGTACTGAGTCTTGTAAGCTATACCAAACCTTATAAGGATTTATGGGCAGAAGAAGCAGTGGCAGACAGCGCCGCAATTGCAGTAGATTCAACAGCTGAAGCAGTAATAGACAGTGCTTATGTAGTAGAACCGGAAAGACCTTTTAACTATAAAGAGGAAATAAAAGATCTGAAAGACCAGATCAAATATCTTAAAGAAAGCATCAAAGAAAGCAACACTGAAATTACGAGAATTCAGAAGGATATCAAGTATCTGGAAAAACACCATAAATATCCTGAAGAGAAAAAGCAGCCGGACTATGAAGGGGAAGACGAAATGACTGAAGAAGAGGAGTATTCTATTGCAGAAGCAGATTCAGCGTATCAAAAAGAACAGGATTCTATCAGAAGAGAAAACTTCAAGGTTGTGAAAAAACTGGCAGAGGATGCATTCGACCGGTATTTCAGTTCAAATTTAGAAATTGAAGTGCCTAAGGATAAACTTAATTTCCGCGATGCCAATTCAGATGTTTTTATCTATACAGACTACGGAAGAATGGTGAATGAAGGGCTTTATGGGAGAATGATGAGAGGATATAATTTCAGTCAGTTCCTTGGAAGAGCGTACAACTCGGATTCTGCTTATAACCTGTATTTTGATAAGGATAAAGTAAAACTGATTAATAATTATCAGCATAAAAATTCCGATATTCAGAAGAGTATTTCAGAGGTTTATAAAGGAAAGAAAAACAAAAAGCTGGCAGCACTTATCAACGATAAAAGTTTAGGATATTACGTGATGAATATCAACGGAAGAAAATCTTTTGATATGATGTATGATCTGCTTAAAGATACAGGAGAAGGAGAATATCAGAAAGAAATGGAACTGGTGATGGAAACCATGAAGATCATTCTGGATGAAGAGGCGATCAGCAAAATAGCCCCAGGAAACGGGATTTTCGTTCTGAATGAGCTGAAGCCAAAAACAGTGGATTACACAGATTACGAATACGATGAAGATTACAATGCAAAAGAAGTGAAAAAGACGAAGGAAGTAATGGTTCCTAACTTCACCTTTGCATTTGCTACGGAAAATGAAGGCTACTGGAACCGTGTTTTCAATTTACTGGTGACCAATAAAGATCTGGCTAAAAAGTTTACAAAAACAGGAGATTTTTATGCTTTTAAAGATGAAAAGGGCGGAGGCTATCTTGACCAGATGTTCTTTACGGTGAAAGACGGTGTCGTTTATCTTACTTCTTTTAAAGATAATATCAATCCTAAAAACCAGTCCGAGGTTTCTAAAAAATGGGCAAAAGATTCATCTAAATATCCGTTGTCAGGAAGACTGGATCTGCAGAGAGTTTTAGTAGGTCTTGAAAGAGAATTCAAGAGCCCTTCAGAAAGAAAGACTTTGGATCTGATCAGAAAAAATGTAGGAGAAGTGTATTATAAAACAGAGGTGAAAAACAACAGCATTCAGACAGAAGCAGATTATAACATCAAAAATTCTTCTGAAAACAGCCTGATGTATTTCTTTGATCTTTTCGATGAAATTTATAAAATAAAAGAAGCCGATAAAAAGCCACCTATATTATAAATGAAGAAAAAGAAACTGATTGCCTGGCTGATCATTCCGCTGGCCGCCGTTATATATTTTGTGTTTTTTTATAAAGACAAAACCTTACAATTTGTCCCGGAAAATGCAGATGCTGTGGTTTTGATTGATGTGAAGAAACTGGCGGGACAGTACGTTTTCAGTCTTACAACACATCCATCGTTGTGGTTTAATGATGCAGAAGAAAAAAAAGAACATATTGCTTTAAAAGATTCGGGGATTCGTATCCCCGATTTTTTGCAGATATTCCACCTGAAGAATACGAAATTCACCGAGTGGTACACTGCGGTTGAACTCAAAGATCAACCCAAATTTCTAACCTATTTAAAGCAGCAGAAGTTTAAAGATAAGGGGAATAGTCTTTATCAGAAAGACCAGATTTTCATTAAAATCGGAAAGGGTTACTGTATCTTCGGGACTTCTGACCGGGCTTTAAAAAATACGGATTCAGATTTTTTTAAGGCTTCAGAGAAGAAAAAATATAATGCAGATCATTTCATCAACAGAACATTAGGAAGCTTTTCTTTTATTTCAGGACAAAACATCAGTAATTTTTCCATTGATCTCAGGGATGATGAAATTGAGATTAAAAATGCTGATGGATCGGCAGACTTTACTTCTGTTATTGCTGAATTTCAAGGGAAGAGCCACTTTTTAGAAATGCAATTGGATGCCGGAAATATGAAAAACCTTAGCCGTTTTTTTAATAAAAGCATCAGTGATTCAGCTGGGATCAGCCATATGAAAGGTATCGCTGATCTGGAGCAGGTAAACGATACCATTATCACTTACGGGTATGATGATAATTTCAATGAAGTGGAGCAGAAAAGCTATCAGAAGATTGTTCAGCCTAAGTATGCTATTTCACTTCTAACTCCGGATCCTGAGAAAACATGGGCCTATTTTCAAAATAAAAAATGGATCAATGCACAGAACCAGCTGACGATTATTCCGTTTCAGCCGAATACGGTGTCTAAAAGTCAAAAAGCGGTCATCATAAGATCTTCCGGAAATCTGGAACCCCTGTCTCGGAATGAGAAGGAAAATTATATTTTTATCAGAAATAATGCTTTGCTCTATTCCTCTTTAAAAAGTTTAACAGAACGCGAGAAGAAATTGATGTCAGATATAGAGTATATCTTTTATGGAAACAAAGGGCAGGACCATTATATTAAACTGAAAGCAAAGAAAGGAGATCTTCCTCTCATTTTAAGGAGATCATTTTTATAATAAAAACGATTTGTAGATGACGGTGCCTTCTGAAATTATATTGATAAAACAAATCACTCATTACTTTTTACATCTGGTGTTTCCGGTGTTTATTGCCTTGGTTTTTTTTCGTGAAAATTGGAAAAAGGCTTATTTTATTATGCTGGCTACCATGCTTGTGGATCTGGATCACCTTTTTGCCAATCCTATATTTGATCCGTCCAGAAACAGTATTGGGTTTCATTTTTTGCATTCATATTACGCTATTGCTGTTTATTTTTTAATGCTGTTCTTTAAAGGGAATATCAGGATTGCAGCTGTTGGTCTTTTATTCCATATGTTGACAGATTTTCAGGACTTTAATCTATGGGGCATTAAAATATCATTAATATTATCTCAGGATATTTCAAAATTCATATAGTTTTTGTATTTTGTAGACACTTTATGAAATTAAAAGAACTTTTACATTACACGTATATTTTTCCCATTCTGGCAGTAGTTTATTATTTTTCCGGATTGATGGGAGGAGGAGTCATTTATGATGTTATTGCAGGGATCCTGCTTACAGGAAGCGTTCTGTCAGCAGTGCATCATGCCGAAATGGTCGCTCATAAAGTAGGAGAACCCTTTGGAACCATTATTCTTGCGCTTTGTATCACTATTATTGAAGTGGCCTTAATTATATCACTTATGGTTGCCGGAGGAGATCAGGCCATCACGTTGGCCAGAGATACTGTTTTTGCTGCGGTAATGCTTATTCTGAATGGTATTTTGGGAATCTGTATTCTGGTAGGAGGGGTAAAATATCACGAACAGTTCTTTGCCAGAACATCTGCAACGACTTATCTGGTAAGTATTGTTTCTATTCTGATCCTGACATTGGTTCTTCCTAATTTTACCTCAAGTGTCAACGGTCCTTTCTATAATGAAGCTCAGCTTGTTTTTGTATCCATTGCCTGTCTTGTCATTTATGGAGTATTCCTGATGGTTCAGACGGTAAGACACAGAAGCTATTTTATTGTGCCTGATGAACACCCGGAAGAACATTATATCCCGACATTCACGAAAACAGTGATAAGCTTTGGATTCCTGGTTGTCTGCCTGGCAATCGTTGTAATGATGGCAAAAGGACTTTCAGGAACTATTGAAGATATGGTTCAGAGTATAGGTGCTCCAAAATCTTTGGTAGGAGTGATTATTGCTGCAGTAGTGCTTCTTCCTGAAGGGGTAGCGGCTATTCGTGCGGCAAGAAGCAATCAGATCCAGTCCAGTTTAAACCTGGCATTAGGTTCTGCACTGGCCAGTATAGGACTGACGATTCCTGCGGTTTCTACGGTGTGTATTCTGTATGATATTCCTTTGGTGCTGGGATTGGATAAAAAAGATATTATCCTGCTTTCGCTCTCCGTATTTATCGTAATGCTTTCATTAAGCCGTGGAAAGACGAATATTCTTTACGGAACAGTGCTTTTAGTGAATCTGGCAGCGTATATTTTTACAGTAATCGTTCCTTAAAAACAGGAAGTATAATTGTGGTTTTTTGAATTTATAGGCTAGGAATAATCTATTCTGGGGTCTGCTAAAGTCTTCTTGCCAGTTCCATTTTGAAGGCCATCAGTTTAGCGATATTTTCGGATTTGTAGACCGCCATATCAGCATTTTCTCCGATGAAATTTTCTTCAATGGTCTGTTTCCAGAGTTCCAGCCAACGGTTGAAATGTTTCTGTTCCATCGCCTGGATTTCATTGATGGGAAAGTGCACCCCCATAGGATTTCCTTTGTAAGTCATCTGTCCAAACAGAATCGATTCCCAGAATGAATACATTTTAGGAAGATGTTTGTTCCAGTCTACTTTGGCGATATCGTTGAAGAAAAATCCAATCGTCTCGTCCTTAACTACTTTGGTGTAAAATGAATTGACCAGATGTTCAATATCTTCTCGGGATTCCAGTTTTTTCATAGTCCAAATGTACAGTAAATTCAATTGATAAATTCAATCCTTAGCTTGATAAATTTCATGAAAACAATATTTTATCTTTGCAAAAGAAAAGCAGACTGCCTCATGGGCAAATGACAATCAGGCAGAAAGAATATGGATTTAGATTTTTACAAAAAACAGGCTTTACAGAAGCAAAAGGAACATAAGAAGTTTTTGGACGGATTAAAGAAGAAACCGCCTAAAAACCTCGATTATATCGTCCAGGAAACCCATGATGAAGTGTTTGATGAAATCAACTGTCTTCAATGCGCCAATTGCTGCAAAACTACAGGACCTTTATACACCGAAAAGGACATTGAACGTATTGCGAAGCACCTCCGGATGAAACCTGCAGATTTTGAAACGAAATTTTTAAGAGTGGATGAAGATCAGGACAAAGTGCTGCAACATCTTCCGTGTTTTTTCCTGAACAGTGATAATACATGCTCAATTTATGAAGTAAGGCCTAAAGCCTGCCGCGAATAT
This region of Chryseobacterium vaccae genomic DNA includes:
- a CDS encoding T9SS type A sorting domain-containing protein, with the protein product MKRTSIQGFFLILFTLSVSLLNAQSAVLATGTDASGGGGSVSYSIGQTAYLYKGSSAQIIEGVQQAYEITTLSVYENTVQQEGILLYPNPFRDYLYIDFTSENYKNAEYQLFDAQGKLIRKDVILQIKSELNLSSLPSAMYIIRINQSGKHLKTFKIIKK
- a CDS encoding LytR/AlgR family response regulator transcription factor, whose amino-acid sequence is MTPHIRCMIIDNDELDRLVLQHYLRQYKNIEIIASFDSAEKAIPYLEFPIDLLISETVMNGMSGLEFKKIAHKIPACIFISSHPESAVSAFELNTLDFLTKPLKMERFHDSMQRVFDFFETKEKCKCFDAILGGNCIRIKENGNISHIRITDILYLEALKDYTRIITYEKKHCVLDSLGSLLHKNVFSSFVRIHRSYAIPRYLIRGKNYHEVELTCNIKLPIGRTYKDNLSFFDQ
- the hflX gene encoding GTPase HflX → MLEKKEHNYEKAVLVGLVTKDQDEEKLKEYMDELEFLAYTAGATVEKRFTQKLSQPDSKTFVGSGKALEIKDYVKEHEIGTVIFDDELSPSQLKNLEREMEVKILDRTNLILDIFAQRAQTSYARTQVELAQYEYLLPRLTRMWTHLERQRGGIGMRGPGETEIETDRRIIRDRISLLKEKLKTIDKQMATQRNNRGKMVRAALVGYTNVGKSTLMNALSKSEVFAENKLFATLDTTVRKVVIGNLPFLLTDTVGFIRKLPTQLVESFKSTLDEVRESDLLIHVVDISHESFEDHITSVNQILQEIDAHRKPMIMVFNKIDDFSYEKKDEDDLTPSTRKNISLEEWKKTWMAKSKYPTVFISALTKENFPEMKKMIYDEVMKIHISRFPYNDFLFEYFDNDDEENND
- a CDS encoding DUF4919 domain-containing protein — its product is MKYHFFLLFLLFSVFGFSQKSKIDLKSIEKNLKNPDSPYNYEKLIFKYKGFPKSLDSIEAQHLYYGRNFRNDKISTTDDRFKSLADAFKQNHFADCIKLGKDLYDKDPTNLDVLLILLRTYDSLKDANNFVHHLSQLRALTNGIKDSGDGKSEKTAYLVNSVGDEYILLNILNIGNGYTRSSKPAKDGMFDIWEKDSQKLYIKILYLDF
- a CDS encoding cation:proton antiporter codes for the protein MELYYSFSALIVLASIFAYLNYRFLKLPSTIGIMVIAIVVSIFLVMFGETVLPRTFGHLNKLMNSIDFTEVLMGAMLNFLLFAGGIHININDLKEQFRPVLIFSTVGVVISTFVVGFGMFYLLPFVGIKLPFIYCLVFGALISPTDPVAVLSVLKQAKVSKSLETKVAGESLFNDGMAVVVFTVVMQLAIGKEVDLGVESIGLLLMKEAGGGILLGVLLGWITSRLMREVDDYIISVLVTLSVVMGGYLIARQMHISGPLTMVAAGLFMGNFNVRFKMKSVTQDYLIKFWELIDEILNAVLFLFIGFELLMIKDLKHFMLPGLLAIIVVLLARFISIWGPTKFMSLRTRFSPQTVKVLVWGGIRGGVSIALAMSIPKSEYSEIILSITYCVVVFSIIVQGLTIAKVANPKQIAKEEEEQESIVLEEH
- a CDS encoding DNA alkylation repair protein; amino-acid sequence: MANNIIKEIKEALAVLSIPEKAEFFPRFFKTGKGEYGEGDLFLGVKVPDQRSVAKEYYDKISLEELSILLSSEYHEHRLTALFMLITKFEKTKDIRIKERIITFYLNHLPHVNNWDLVDSSCYKILGRYAFENQKENLLRDLSDSDEMWHKRIAVVGTMHYVKKGSYELTKEFVTKNLKHPHDLMHKANGWLLREMGNKNEQELISYLNQYYKEMPRTCLRYAIEKLDEDLRQDYLKGRV
- a CDS encoding DUF6122 family protein, which encodes MTVPSEIILIKQITHYFLHLVFPVFIALVFFRENWKKAYFIMLATMLVDLDHLFANPIFDPSRNSIGFHFLHSYYAIAVYFLMLFFKGNIRIAAVGLLFHMLTDFQDFNLWGIKISLILSQDISKFI
- a CDS encoding calcium:proton antiporter, with amino-acid sequence MKLKELLHYTYIFPILAVVYYFSGLMGGGVIYDVIAGILLTGSVLSAVHHAEMVAHKVGEPFGTIILALCITIIEVALIISLMVAGGDQAITLARDTVFAAVMLILNGILGICILVGGVKYHEQFFARTSATTYLVSIVSILILTLVLPNFTSSVNGPFYNEAQLVFVSIACLVIYGVFLMVQTVRHRSYFIVPDEHPEEHYIPTFTKTVISFGFLVVCLAIVVMMAKGLSGTIEDMVQSIGAPKSLVGVIIAAVVLLPEGVAAIRAARSNQIQSSLNLALGSALASIGLTIPAVSTVCILYDIPLVLGLDKKDIILLSLSVFIVMLSLSRGKTNILYGTVLLVNLAAYIFTVIVP
- a CDS encoding group III truncated hemoglobin → MKKLESREDIEHLVNSFYTKVVKDETIGFFFNDIAKVDWNKHLPKMYSFWESILFGQMTYKGNPMGVHFPINEIQAMEQKHFNRWLELWKQTIEENFIGENADMAVYKSENIAKLMAFKMELARRL
- a CDS encoding YkgJ family cysteine cluster protein, with the translated sequence MDLDFYKKQALQKQKEHKKFLDGLKKKPPKNLDYIVQETHDEVFDEINCLQCANCCKTTGPLYTEKDIERIAKHLRMKPADFETKFLRVDEDQDKVLQHLPCFFLNSDNTCSIYEVRPKACREYPHTDRKKIYQINHLMLKNTVICPAAYEFVEKMMKNISR